The following proteins are encoded in a genomic region of Bernardetia sp. MNP-M8:
- a CDS encoding FKBP-type peptidyl-prolyl cis-trans isomerase, with protein sequence MFLYRFILIILISCISFSINAQNNKDKNKHEKEFKGIRYQLQTTKKERKKALSITDSSIVELSMSIYNSTDSLLRSTKNEDFPLILDLRDSTTRQIPIVEIMMNEGKIGDSLTLFIHSDSVFQNGQIRPIFIPKGSSLRHEIKILTNYTAQQYAAKLEAMQQKYMEEMAKKQEELQKQQKMDEKSKVQNQMDYLENTYFVEKGITNFQKTESGLYYVINQQGTPIQKGKTIKVHYEGTLLSGQKFDSSFDRNDPIEFPIGVGRVIQGWDEGIPLIGTGGKGTLYIPSHLAYGERGAGSDIPPNATLVFRVEVLD encoded by the coding sequence ATGTTTTTATATCGTTTTATTCTAATTATTTTAATAAGTTGCATTTCTTTTTCTATAAATGCACAAAATAATAAAGACAAAAATAAACACGAAAAAGAATTTAAAGGTATTCGTTATCAATTACAGACTACCAAAAAAGAGCGTAAAAAAGCTCTTTCAATTACAGATTCTAGTATTGTAGAGTTAAGTATGAGTATTTATAATAGTACTGACTCATTGCTTAGAAGTACAAAAAACGAAGACTTTCCTCTTATTTTAGATTTACGTGACAGCACGACTAGACAAATTCCTATTGTAGAAATTATGATGAATGAAGGCAAAATTGGAGATAGCCTGACTTTGTTTATTCATTCTGATTCTGTATTTCAAAATGGTCAGATACGCCCTATTTTTATTCCTAAAGGAAGTTCTTTAAGACACGAAATAAAAATTCTGACAAATTATACAGCTCAACAATATGCTGCAAAATTAGAAGCCATGCAACAAAAATACATGGAAGAAATGGCTAAAAAACAAGAAGAACTACAAAAACAACAAAAAATGGACGAAAAATCAAAAGTGCAAAATCAAATGGACTATTTAGAAAATACCTATTTTGTAGAAAAAGGAATTACAAATTTTCAAAAGACTGAATCAGGTCTTTATTATGTAATCAATCAGCAAGGAACACCTATCCAAAAAGGAAAAACTATAAAAGTTCATTATGAAGGAACTCTATTATCAGGTCAAAAATTTGATTCTTCCTTTGATAGAAATGATCCAATTGAGTTTCCTATTGGTGTAGGACGAGTTATTCAAGGTTGGGATGAAGGCATTCCTCTTATCGGAACAGGTGGAAAAGGCACTCTATATATTCCTTCTCATTTGGCTTATGGTGAGCGTGGTGCAGGAAGTGATATTCCACCAAATGCTACACTTGTTTTTAGAGTTGAAGTATTAGATTAA
- a CDS encoding FKBP-type peptidyl-prolyl cis-trans isomerase — MKSLFLYRSILFTLIGATMWSCNSDSLNKEKELDGIRYMLRQRGEGQELSDSSVVQISMKIYNSTDSLLRDTYTEDFPLMIDLSDSNNTKMGIVKILMEKGRVGDSVTMFIHSDSIFVQGQPRPPFIAEGSSIRQEIKLVKHLTQTEYVAEQKEMQQKYMEEQMKKQAEAQAESAKISVEQVEYIENTYLPEKGITDFKKTESGLFYKVDKQGKTDIEAGDKVKVNYEGTLLMTGEKFDSSFDRGEAFEFPIGQGQVIQAWDEGIPLIGRGGKGYLYIPSNLAYGPRGAGGAIGPNEMLVFRVEVLEEVTKAGK; from the coding sequence ATGAAATCTCTTTTTTTATATCGTTCTATACTATTTACTCTTATTGGTGCTACAATGTGGTCTTGTAATTCAGACTCACTTAATAAAGAAAAAGAACTTGACGGAATTCGTTATATGCTTCGTCAGCGTGGAGAAGGACAGGAACTTAGTGACTCTAGCGTAGTTCAAATCTCTATGAAAATCTATAATAGTACAGATTCTTTACTTCGTGATACATACACAGAAGATTTTCCTTTAATGATAGATTTGAGTGATTCAAACAATACAAAAATGGGTATTGTAAAAATATTAATGGAAAAAGGTAGAGTTGGAGATAGTGTTACTATGTTTATCCATTCAGATTCTATTTTTGTACAAGGACAACCTCGTCCTCCTTTTATAGCAGAAGGAAGTTCTATTCGTCAAGAAATCAAATTAGTAAAGCATCTTACACAAACAGAATATGTTGCAGAACAAAAAGAAATGCAGCAAAAATACATGGAAGAACAAATGAAAAAGCAAGCTGAAGCACAAGCAGAATCAGCAAAAATTTCAGTAGAACAAGTAGAATATATCGAAAATACATATTTACCTGAAAAAGGCATTACTGATTTCAAGAAAACAGAATCAGGTCTTTTCTATAAAGTAGATAAACAAGGCAAAACAGATATTGAAGCAGGTGATAAAGTAAAAGTAAATTATGAAGGAACACTGCTTATGACTGGCGAAAAATTTGACTCTTCTTTTGATAGAGGAGAAGCATTTGAGTTTCCTATCGGACAAGGACAAGTAATCCAAGCGTGGGATGAAGGTATTCCTCTTATTGGTCGTGGTGGAAAAGGATATTTATATATTCCTTCAAACTTGGCTTATGGACCAAGAGGTGCTGGTGGTGCAATTGGACCAAACGAAATGCTTGTTTTCAGAGTAGAAGTGCTAGAAGAAGTAACTAAAGCTGGAAAATAA
- a CDS encoding DHH family phosphoesterase, producing the protein MQNLAGLAELLSTPQKVVIFPHQRPDADALGSCLALSLYLQKKNHQATVISPTEYPDFLNWMSDNDKVVVYSEATHQKIETLIDESTLICCLDFSSPNRTAPLDSFIEKNPDTPILMVDHHRGKSDFAHFELWDITAAATAELVYDLILLMNDRHLIDIPIAQCLYAGIMTDTASFKHPNTTGKIHRIAADLIDMGLDSSYVQRMIYDSNTENRIRLLGHALSSCLTVRQDLKTAYFVLKQKDTRKYNPQSGDTEGIVNYALSIEGIEFAAILIDYGNEVRMSFRSVGTFSVADFARTYFGGGGHHNAAGGRSTEPVDKVVTYFEKLIEEHRSELTTTH; encoded by the coding sequence ATGCAAAATTTAGCAGGTCTAGCAGAACTTTTAAGCACTCCTCAAAAAGTGGTCATCTTTCCACATCAACGCCCTGATGCTGATGCTTTAGGTTCTTGTTTGGCTTTATCTCTTTATTTACAAAAGAAAAATCATCAAGCTACAGTTATTTCGCCTACTGAATATCCTGATTTTCTGAATTGGATGTCTGACAATGATAAAGTAGTTGTCTATTCAGAAGCAACACATCAAAAAATTGAGACATTAATTGATGAATCTACTTTGATTTGTTGTTTGGATTTTTCTAGTCCTAATCGAACAGCTCCTTTAGATTCTTTTATAGAAAAAAATCCTGATACACCTATTTTGATGGTCGATCATCATAGAGGTAAATCTGATTTTGCTCATTTTGAATTGTGGGATATTACAGCAGCAGCAACGGCAGAATTAGTTTATGACCTTATTCTATTGATGAATGATAGACATTTGATCGATATTCCGATAGCTCAATGTTTGTATGCAGGTATTATGACGGATACAGCTTCTTTCAAACACCCTAATACAACAGGAAAAATACACCGTATTGCAGCTGATTTGATAGATATGGGTTTAGATTCTTCGTATGTTCAACGTATGATTTATGATAGCAATACCGAGAATAGAATTCGTCTTTTAGGACATGCGCTTTCCAGTTGTTTGACTGTCAGACAGGATTTGAAAACAGCTTACTTTGTCTTAAAACAAAAAGACACTCGCAAATACAATCCTCAGTCGGGTGATACAGAAGGCATTGTAAACTATGCTCTTTCTATTGAAGGAATTGAATTTGCTGCAATTTTGATTGATTATGGCAATGAAGTCAGAATGTCTTTTCGTTCTGTCGGAACATTTTCAGTAGCCGATTTTGCTCGTACTTATTTTGGAGGTGGTGGTCATCACAATGCAGCAGGAGGAAGAAGTACAGAACCTGTCGATAAAGTAGTAACTTATTTTGAGAAACTTATCGAAGAGCATCGTTCAGAACTTACAACTACACATTAA